One window of the Allorhizobium ampelinum S4 genome contains the following:
- a CDS encoding universal stress protein translates to MAYKTILSVLDNRRTAAQVSDFSIALAEQFGSHVIGVHCEAVAGMPLIAPMEIPDPVAVQAMQDLAHKETGAIEAIFAEVARREGVSTEWRNFVTSVGSTGSFVDSARCADLVVAAQGESGSLSDNRSELETALFDSGRPVLLVPYILKTPRPIKRVLIAWNGSREVARATFDALPFLKQAESVEIFSVVDSSGDDLSRSLPGAEIAATLSRHDINVTVTQQDQEQLKAAAHIENRLSDQSIDLLVMGAYSHKRWWEVLFGGVTRTVLDSMTALTLLSR, encoded by the coding sequence GTTCGGTTCCCATGTCATCGGCGTTCATTGCGAAGCGGTGGCCGGCATGCCCCTGATCGCGCCGATGGAAATACCCGATCCGGTCGCGGTACAGGCCATGCAGGATCTGGCCCATAAGGAAACCGGGGCCATTGAGGCAATCTTCGCCGAGGTGGCGCGGCGCGAAGGCGTGTCGACCGAATGGCGCAATTTCGTGACCTCCGTCGGTTCGACAGGTTCGTTTGTTGACAGCGCCCGCTGCGCCGATCTGGTCGTGGCGGCCCAGGGAGAAAGCGGTTCGCTTTCGGATAACCGCAGCGAATTGGAAACGGCGTTGTTTGATAGCGGCAGGCCCGTGCTTCTCGTGCCTTACATCCTGAAGACGCCGCGGCCTATCAAGCGGGTGCTGATTGCCTGGAACGGGTCGCGTGAAGTGGCACGCGCCACATTCGATGCCCTCCCTTTCCTGAAACAGGCTGAAAGCGTTGAAATCTTCTCGGTGGTCGATAGCAGCGGTGACGATCTTTCACGCAGCCTGCCCGGCGCCGAAATTGCCGCGACGCTGAGCCGCCACGATATCAATGTCACCGTGACCCAGCAGGATCAGGAGCAATTGAAGGCGGCGGCGCATATCGAAAACCGCTTGTCCGACCAGAGCATCGATCTGTTGGTGATGGGAGCCTATTCCCATAAACGCTGGTGGGAAGTGCTGTTCGGTGGCGTGACCCGCACCGTGCTTGATTCCATGACGGCCCTGACATTGCTTTCGCGCTGA
- the gpt gene encoding xanthine phosphoribosyltransferase: MSLPDKAFPVAWDQFHRDARALAWRLAGLGQEFRAIVCITRGGLVPAAIISRELNIRLIETVCVASYHDYVNQGEFNLLKGITPELLTNGGEGVLVIDDLTDTGKTATEVRSIIPKAHFACVYAKPKGVPTVDTFVTEVSQDTWIYFPWDMGFTYQEPIAKGHKG, encoded by the coding sequence ATGTCTCTTCCCGATAAAGCCTTTCCCGTTGCCTGGGATCAATTCCATCGTGATGCCAGGGCGCTTGCCTGGCGCTTGGCCGGGCTTGGGCAGGAGTTTCGCGCCATTGTCTGCATCACCCGGGGCGGACTGGTTCCGGCGGCGATCATTTCGCGTGAGCTGAATATCCGCTTGATCGAGACGGTTTGCGTCGCCTCCTATCACGACTATGTCAACCAGGGCGAATTCAACCTGTTGAAGGGCATTACGCCGGAATTGCTGACCAATGGCGGCGAAGGCGTGCTTGTTATCGACGACCTCACCGATACCGGCAAGACTGCCACAGAAGTGCGCTCAATCATCCCGAAGGCGCATTTTGCCTGCGTCTATGCCAAGCCGAAAGGCGTGCCGACGGTCGATACATTCGTGACCGAGGTCAGCCAGGATACCTGGATCTATTTCCCCTGGGATATGGGTTTCACCTATCAGGAACCAATCGCCAAGGGCCATAAGGGCTAA